A region of Caldisericia bacterium DNA encodes the following proteins:
- a CDS encoding ArsA family ATPase, translating into MEIYFFLGKGGVGKTTVSASFATGKSKYYKDKKVLIASLDPAHNLGDAFNIELSNKIKKLTDNLFAVEVDLEKMIKEYLEELSRNLKNTYRYLTSFNLERYFDILRYSPGIEEYAVLEAIKKFVEDESYDILVFDTPPTGITTRVLALPKLTLLWSKRLMNIRRKILDRRKMVENVRGKVEAVLDDEVITLTSDEKEDQIMIELVKYSKEMEKLMNIFVSDHTSINVVTMPEDLALFETKRIIEALSEFRIKVKNIYLNKYLICENPPDVIKGKIEEQERVIQKMKVEIKDINIKEIPLLSKSPRGIEELSKFYDNYILV; encoded by the coding sequence ATGGAAATATATTTTTTCTTAGGTAAGGGAGGGGTTGGAAAAACAACAGTTTCAGCAAGTTTTGCAACAGGTAAATCAAAATACTATAAAGATAAAAAGGTTTTAATTGCCTCTCTTGATCCTGCTCATAATCTTGGTGATGCATTTAATATTGAACTTTCAAATAAAATAAAAAAGTTAACAGATAATCTTTTTGCTGTTGAAGTTGACCTTGAAAAAATGATAAAAGAGTACCTTGAAGAACTTTCAAGAAATTTAAAAAATACATATAGATATCTTACAAGTTTCAATTTAGAAAGATATTTTGATATTTTAAGATATTCTCCTGGAATAGAAGAATATGCTGTTTTGGAAGCAATTAAAAAATTTGTTGAAGATGAAAGTTATGATATTCTTGTTTTCGATACACCACCAACTGGAATAACAACAAGAGTTCTTGCATTGCCAAAATTAACTCTTCTTTGGTCAAAAAGATTGATGAATATAAGAAGAAAGATTCTTGATAGAAGAAAAATGGTTGAAAATGTTAGAGGAAAAGTTGAGGCTGTATTAGATGATGAGGTTATAACATTAACTTCAGATGAAAAAGAAGATCAAATTATGATTGAACTTGTTAAATATAGTAAAGAAATGGAAAAATTAATGAATATATTTGTAAGCGATCATACTTCAATAAATGTTGTTACAATGCCAGAGGATCTTGCTCTTTTTGAAACAAAAAGAATAATTGAAGCCCTTTCTGAATTTAGAATAAAAGTTAAAAATATTTATTTAAATAAATATTTGATATGTGAAAATCCACCTGATGTAATTAAAGGAAAAATTGAAGAACAAGAGAGAGTAATTCAAAAAATGAAGGTTGAAATAAAAGATATTAATATAAAAGAGATACCCCTTCTCTCAAAATCTCCACGAGGTATTGAAGAATTGTCTAAATTTTATGATAATTATATATTAGTATGA
- a CDS encoding carbon starvation protein A encodes MTALIAVIGLAFYVFFYFIYGKKIEKEVVKADPNRPTPAVRLRDNVDYVPAKPWVLYGHHFASIAGAGPITGPAIAMAWGWLPSLLWVWFGNLFIGSVHDYLALMASVRYDGKSIQWVSGKLMTARTKYSFELFIYFALLLVISAFMGVFTGLATANPSIATASIVFIFIAIIEGILLYRTKLSFSVASIIGVIMLIICLYIGFTFPFVKISNAKAWYIILTIYSVLASSLPVWILLQPRDYLNAYILWAGLILGLVSAVFAFRGFNWPAFTIFSAKTIGGQPSPFWPTVPLVIACGALSGFHSIVASGTSSKQLDNELSGLFVGYGSMFTEGFLSTLVITSMAAFGFQVLQGVAAKVSELGVDLNKLMTDKVYLGNTFLKAANAVGGALGVFTRSFGKMTTTIGLPENVGTTFAGLWVSAFVLTTLDTAVRLARYAWGEIWEPVKKASEGFYNFIANKWVGSIIAAGLGLLLIWGGSYTVLWPGFAGSNQLLASIAMITAAVWVKQVQKAKPAWQMAVLIPALFLWITVTVGLFWYLIVVVPKTTPAFNKYMLGGFTVIMLALNLILVADFIGGWRKGAIPETETK; translated from the coding sequence ATGACTGCATTAATTGCAGTAATTGGTTTAGCGTTTTATGTGTTTTTCTACTTTATTTATGGTAAAAAGATTGAAAAAGAAGTTGTAAAAGCAGATCCTAACAGACCAACACCTGCAGTTAGATTAAGAGATAATGTTGATTATGTTCCAGCAAAACCTTGGGTTTTATATGGGCACCACTTTGCTTCAATTGCAGGTGCTGGTCCAATAACAGGACCTGCAATAGCAATGGCATGGGGTTGGCTTCCTTCTCTTCTTTGGGTTTGGTTTGGAAATCTATTTATTGGAAGTGTCCATGATTATCTTGCTTTAATGGCTTCAGTTAGATATGATGGAAAATCAATTCAATGGGTTTCTGGCAAATTAATGACTGCAAGAACTAAATACTCTTTTGAACTTTTCATTTATTTTGCACTTCTTTTAGTTATTTCTGCTTTTATGGGAGTATTTACTGGTCTTGCAACCGCAAATCCATCGATTGCAACTGCATCCATTGTATTTATATTTATAGCGATAATTGAAGGAATACTTTTATATAGAACAAAACTATCGTTTTCAGTTGCATCAATAATTGGAGTTATAATGCTTATAATTTGTCTATACATCGGATTTACATTTCCATTTGTAAAAATATCTAATGCAAAGGCATGGTATATTATTTTAACAATATATTCAGTTCTTGCCTCTTCTTTACCAGTTTGGATTCTACTTCAACCAAGAGATTATCTAAATGCATATATATTATGGGCTGGACTTATTTTAGGTTTAGTATCAGCAGTTTTTGCTTTTAGAGGATTTAATTGGCCAGCGTTTACAATATTCTCTGCAAAAACAATTGGAGGACAACCATCTCCATTCTGGCCAACAGTTCCACTGGTTATTGCTTGTGGTGCACTTTCTGGTTTCCATTCAATTGTTGCCTCTGGTACATCTTCAAAACAGTTAGATAATGAGTTATCTGGACTATTTGTTGGTTATGGAAGTATGTTTACAGAAGGTTTCCTTTCAACTCTTGTTATAACTTCAATGGCAGCCTTTGGATTCCAAGTTTTACAGGGGGTTGCTGCAAAAGTAAGTGAACTTGGAGTTGATTTAAATAAACTTATGACAGATAAGGTATATCTTGGAAATACATTTTTAAAGGCTGCTAATGCTGTTGGAGGTGCTCTTGGTGTATTTACACGTTCATTTGGTAAAATGACTACTACAATAGGTTTACCTGAAAATGTTGGAACCACATTTGCTGGTCTTTGGGTATCTGCATTTGTCTTAACAACTCTTGATACTGCAGTAAGATTAGCAAGATATGCATGGGGTGAAATTTGGGAACCAGTAAAGAAAGCAAGTGAAGGTTTCTATAATTTTATTGCAAATAAGTGGGTTGGATCAATTATAGCAGCAGGTTTAGGTCTTCTTTTAATATGGGGTGGAAGTTATACAGTTCTCTGGCCAGGTTTTGCTGGATCAAACCAACTACTTGCATCAATTGCAATGATTACTGCAGCAGTATGGGTTAAACAGGTACAAAAAGCAAAACCAGCATGGCAAATGGCAGTTTTAATTCCAGCACTATTCTTATGGATTACAGTTACTGTAGGTCTCTTCTGGTATCTTATTGTTGTTGTTCCAAAAACAACTCCTGCATTCAATAAATATATGCTTGGTGGATTTACAGTTATAATGCTTGCACTTAATCTTATTCTTGTTGCCGATTTTATTGGTGGTTGGAGAAAGGGAGCAATCCCAGAAACAGAAACAAAATAA
- the murF gene encoding UDP-N-acetylmuramoyl-tripeptide--D-alanyl-D-alanine ligase, whose amino-acid sequence MNIVNNILNLTLLILSFFIFLFRILFYLQVLQILEYFNIKYLRHILMRKKQEYIFDDAFLIISIILVSINLFLKFNIFYLKIILAFLLCLSLFYNIKLYKKRKKFSKKELNFTKRLIRIFSLNLIFFFIISTFLFIYKLDTIIVYFIFITPFTLALLNSIILPLEIIINNRYFNHAIKIIKEYRPFIIGVTGSYGKTSTKYFIYELIKDKFRAVMTPESYNTAMGITKFIRENLKKETEIFIVEIAENEVGGFKRLLKLINPNILIITSIGIQHLEEFGSKEKILNEFKYLIDHCIKKDECKKLILNKDNEFLNQFNNEKIIKISINSNNYPFIEILDESLFGTKFKIKIFEKETIFETKLIGKETIRNLLIAIEVSLILKISIDEVKEKVKILEPFKHRLNVLRKGKVVVVDDAYNSNPIGAKMALDLISKYKEGRRIIITPGFIELGKKEYEENKNFGKYMKDKVDYVFLVGGKRTKPILEGLNEVNFPKEKIFVFKNFFEANDYLKTFLNSYDLILFENDLPEIYEEI is encoded by the coding sequence ATGAATATAGTAAATAACATTCTTAATTTAACTCTTTTAATATTATCATTTTTTATATTTTTATTTCGAATTCTATTTTATCTTCAAGTTCTTCAAATTCTTGAGTATTTCAATATAAAATATTTAAGACATATATTGATGAGAAAAAAGCAAGAATATATTTTTGATGATGCTTTTTTAATTATTTCAATTATTTTAGTTTCTATAAATCTTTTTTTAAAATTTAACATTTTTTATTTAAAAATAATTTTAGCATTTTTATTATGTCTATCTCTTTTTTATAATATAAAACTCTATAAAAAAAGAAAAAAGTTTTCAAAAAAGGAATTAAATTTTACAAAAAGATTAATAAGAATTTTTTCTCTAAATTTAATATTTTTCTTTATAATCTCAACTTTTTTATTTATTTACAAATTAGATACAATTATAGTCTATTTTATTTTTATTACGCCCTTTACACTCGCTTTATTAAATTCAATAATTTTGCCACTTGAAATCATAATAAACAATAGATATTTCAATCATGCAATAAAAATAATTAAAGAATACAGACCTTTTATTATAGGGGTAACAGGAAGTTATGGAAAAACAAGTACAAAATATTTTATATACGAATTGATAAAAGATAAATTTAGAGCAGTAATGACCCCAGAAAGTTATAATACAGCAATGGGTATTACAAAATTCATAAGAGAAAATTTAAAAAAAGAAACTGAGATATTTATTGTGGAAATTGCTGAAAATGAAGTTGGTGGATTTAAAAGATTACTTAAATTAATCAATCCAAATATTCTTATTATAACTTCAATTGGAATTCAACATCTTGAGGAGTTTGGTTCAAAAGAGAAAATATTAAATGAGTTTAAATATCTTATTGACCATTGCATAAAAAAGGATGAATGCAAAAAATTAATTTTAAATAAAGATAATGAATTTTTAAATCAATTTAATAATGAAAAAATTATTAAAATATCTATCAATTCTAATAATTATCCATTTATTGAAATTTTAGATGAGAGTCTTTTTGGAACAAAATTTAAAATAAAAATTTTTGAGAAAGAAACAATTTTTGAAACAAAGTTAATCGGAAAAGAAACAATTAGAAATCTCTTAATTGCAATAGAGGTCTCGTTAATATTAAAAATATCAATAGATGAAGTAAAAGAAAAAGTTAAAATTTTGGAACCCTTTAAACATAGATTGAATGTTTTAAGAAAAGGAAAAGTTGTTGTGGTTGATGATGCATATAATTCAAATCCAATTGGTGCAAAAATGGCATTAGATTTAATTTCAAAATATAAAGAAGGAAGAAGAATCATAATAACACCAGGTTTTATAGAACTTGGAAAAAAAGAATATGAGGAGAACAAAAATTTTGGAAAATATATGAAAGATAAAGTTGATTATGTTTTTCTTGTTGGTGGAAAGAGAACAAAACCAATTTTAGAGGGTTTAAATGAAGTAAATTTTCCTAAAGAAAAAATATTTGTATTTAAAAACTTTTTTGAAGCAAATGATTATCTTAAAACATTTTTAAATTCATACGATCTTATTTTATTTGAGAATGATCTTCCAGAAATTTATGAAGAAATTTAA
- a CDS encoding alpha/beta hydrolase, whose translation MFVNIDNLNIYYEIHGDGMPILLFHGWGGNSFSLYPIGMNLEKEYKVIYFDFPGFGKSDIPKRPFDGEDYKNFILKFIDFLNLKNYIIIGHSFGGRIGIRIAKDRKDKLKALILIDSAGIRDPKTLKQKFTEKTFKFLKNLVIKNFKGERREKILKILRGTFGSKDYKSVDGVMRDTLVKIVNEDLTSIMKEISTPTLILWGENDKELPLRHAYIMNKNIKNSKLVIIKNAGHFPYLDNLIKVISEIKSFLGEVINEYSK comes from the coding sequence ATGTTTGTTAATATAGACAATTTAAATATCTATTATGAAATTCATGGTGATGGAATGCCAATTCTTTTATTTCATGGTTGGGGTGGAAATTCTTTTTCTCTTTATCCAATTGGTATGAATTTAGAAAAAGAATATAAAGTTATTTATTTTGATTTTCCAGGTTTTGGAAAAAGCGATATTCCCAAAAGACCTTTTGATGGTGAAGATTATAAAAATTTTATATTGAAATTTATAGATTTTTTAAATTTAAAAAATTATATTATTATAGGCCACTCATTTGGTGGAAGAATTGGAATAAGAATTGCAAAGGATAGAAAAGACAAGTTAAAAGCACTTATTTTGATTGATAGTGCTGGAATAAGAGATCCAAAAACTTTAAAACAAAAATTTACAGAAAAAACATTTAAATTTTTAAAAAACTTAGTAATAAAAAACTTTAAAGGTGAAAGAAGAGAGAAAATATTAAAAATATTAAGAGGAACATTTGGCTCAAAAGATTATAAAAGCGTTGATGGAGTTATGAGAGATACTCTTGTAAAGATTGTTAATGAAGATTTAACTTCTATTATGAAAGAAATCTCAACACCAACACTTATACTTTGGGGTGAAAACGATAAAGAACTTCCATTAAGACATGCGTATATAATGAATAAAAATATTAAAAATTCTAAATTGGTAATTATAAAAAATGCTGGGCATTTTCCATATCTTGATAATTTAATAAAAGTTATTTCAGAAATAAAATCTTTTTTAGGAGAAGTTATAAATGAATATAGTAAATAA
- a CDS encoding D-alanine--D-alanine ligase family protein, with amino-acid sequence MKKRVGLFFGSKSVEHEISIITAMQVYNAIDKSKYSVIPIYISKKGEWFTGDSLLKIESFKNLSNIPKISQKIKGIKVTNDNILTLEVEGIVNRKISIDIAFSVIHGTYGEDGKLQGIFEMLNVPYVGSGVLASSIGMDKVIMKEIFKANNLPIVNYLWFTRYEWEINKDEILNKIESTIKYPLFVKPANLGSSIGITRAEKREEIEYGVEIAKYYDSKIIVEEGVKNLREINCSVMGNIEVIPSKLEEVKTPKIFLDYDSKYKLFSKGSSKTKSSGHIIPAELSEDKTKEIQNLAVKAFKALDCKGIARVDFLMDSQTEKVYINEINTMPGALSFYLWEASGIPFNKLIDNLINIAFEVFEDKNKNITSIDTDVLLQNYNSLKRE; translated from the coding sequence ATGAAAAAGAGAGTTGGTCTTTTTTTTGGATCAAAATCAGTTGAACATGAAATTTCAATAATTACTGCTATGCAAGTTTATAACGCAATTGATAAATCTAAATATTCGGTAATTCCAATTTATATTTCAAAAAAGGGTGAATGGTTTACAGGCGATTCACTTTTAAAGATTGAAAGTTTTAAAAATTTATCAAATATTCCAAAAATATCACAAAAAATAAAAGGAATAAAAGTAACAAATGACAATATACTAACGCTTGAAGTTGAAGGAATAGTAAATAGAAAAATTTCAATTGATATAGCATTTAGTGTAATTCATGGAACCTATGGCGAAGATGGAAAATTGCAAGGTATATTTGAAATGTTGAATGTTCCATATGTAGGTTCTGGAGTTCTCGCTTCTTCTATCGGAATGGATAAAGTAATAATGAAAGAAATTTTTAAAGCAAATAATTTACCAATAGTAAACTATTTATGGTTTACAAGATATGAATGGGAAATAAATAAAGATGAAATTTTAAATAAAATAGAAAGTACAATTAAATATCCACTTTTTGTTAAACCTGCTAATCTAGGCTCAAGCATTGGAATTACAAGGGCAGAGAAAAGAGAAGAAATTGAATATGGAGTGGAGATTGCAAAATATTATGATTCAAAAATAATTGTTGAAGAGGGTGTTAAAAACTTAAGAGAGATAAATTGTTCTGTAATGGGAAATATTGAAGTAATACCATCTAAATTAGAAGAGGTAAAAACACCAAAAATTTTTCTTGATTATGATTCAAAATATAAACTTTTTTCAAAGGGAAGTTCAAAAACTAAATCATCTGGTCATATAATTCCTGCTGAACTAAGTGAAGATAAAACAAAAGAGATCCAAAATTTAGCAGTTAAGGCATTCAAAGCACTTGATTGTAAAGGTATAGCAAGAGTTGATTTTTTAATGGATTCTCAAACTGAAAAAGTTTATATAAATGAAATAAACACAATGCCTGGTGCACTATCTTTTTATTTATGGGAGGCATCTGGTATACCTTTTAATAAATTAATTGATAATTTAATTAATATTGCTTTTGAAGTTTTTGAAGATAAAAATAAAAATATAACTTCAATTGATACGGATGTTCTTCTTCAAAATTATAATAGTTTAAAAAGGGAATAA
- a CDS encoding ferritin family protein, translating into MDIVEMLKKGIQSENEAKRFYYKLSLKVIDNKAKRRLIKFFKEEEKHELSLKKLLKKNFNKEYNAQESFKENPEFLSVEEDLGKDIKSVDIVKIAIKSEMNAIKFYSSLLDKIKNGRDRRIMNSLIKMEKSHEELLRREYELLKKEDYWAKPTMENLGDLRL; encoded by the coding sequence ATGGATATTGTGGAGATGTTAAAAAAGGGAATTCAGAGTGAAAATGAGGCTAAAAGATTTTATTATAAACTCTCCCTAAAGGTAATAGATAATAAGGCAAAAAGGAGATTAATAAAATTTTTTAAAGAAGAGGAAAAACATGAGTTGTCATTAAAGAAATTACTTAAAAAAAATTTTAATAAAGAATATAATGCTCAAGAAAGTTTCAAAGAAAATCCAGAATTTTTAAGTGTGGAAGAAGATTTAGGAAAAGATATTAAATCAGTGGATATTGTAAAAATTGCTATAAAATCTGAAATGAATGCTATTAAGTTTTATTCAAGTTTGTTAGATAAAATTAAAAATGGAAGAGATAGAAGAATTATGAATTCACTTATTAAAATGGAAAAAAGTCATGAAGAGTTATTAAGAAGAGAGTATGAGTTGTTAAAAAAAGAGGATTATTGGGCTAAACCTACAATGGAAAATTTAGGAGATTTAAGACTCTAA
- the tyrS gene encoding tyrosine--tRNA ligase, with translation MFTIEEQLRIIKKGTLEIINEEELIEKLKKNRPLRVKLGVDPTSPDIHLGHTVVLNKLRDFQNLGHQVILIIGNGTAVIGDPSGRDKTRAFLTQEEIEKNAKYYSEQAFKILDREKTEIRYNGDWLLPLTLKDIVSLSSHFTVARILERDDFFNRYKQGNAIYLHELLYPVMQAYDSIVIDADVELGGSDQKFNLLCGRELQKELGKEPQIAILMPILRGIDGVKRMGKSLNNYIGINEPPNEMFGKIMSIPDHLIIEYFELLTNIDPQEIENMKKAMELGENPMKYKLNLAKELVKRYHSEEDAIKAEENFIKIFSKKEIPEEVEVYEVYENEINLLEFLKEKKLIQSKSEGRRLFEQGGIYVNGERFDDPSFILKIDQEKIIKIGKRKFIKVVKK, from the coding sequence ATGTTTACTATTGAAGAACAATTAAGAATTATTAAAAAAGGAACTCTTGAAATTATTAATGAAGAAGAGTTAATTGAGAAACTTAAAAAGAATAGACCTTTAAGAGTAAAATTAGGAGTGGATCCAACATCACCAGATATTCATCTTGGTCATACTGTTGTTTTAAATAAATTGAGAGATTTTCAAAATTTGGGTCATCAAGTTATTTTAATAATTGGTAATGGAACTGCTGTTATTGGAGATCCATCGGGAAGAGATAAAACTAGAGCATTCTTAACTCAAGAGGAAATTGAAAAAAATGCAAAGTACTATAGTGAACAAGCATTCAAAATTTTAGATAGAGAAAAAACAGAAATAAGATATAATGGTGATTGGCTTTTACCATTAACACTTAAAGATATTGTTTCACTTTCATCACATTTTACTGTTGCAAGAATTCTTGAAAGAGACGATTTCTTTAATAGATATAAACAAGGGAATGCAATTTATCTTCATGAACTACTTTATCCAGTTATGCAAGCATATGATTCCATAGTTATTGATGCAGATGTTGAATTGGGAGGAAGTGACCAAAAATTTAATCTTTTATGTGGAAGAGAACTTCAAAAAGAACTTGGAAAAGAACCTCAAATTGCAATTTTAATGCCAATTCTAAGAGGAATAGATGGTGTAAAAAGAATGGGTAAAAGTTTAAATAACTACATTGGAATAAATGAGCCTCCAAATGAAATGTTTGGAAAAATTATGAGTATTCCAGATCACTTAATTATTGAATATTTTGAACTTTTGACAAATATTGATCCTCAAGAAATAGAAAATATGAAAAAAGCAATGGAATTAGGTGAAAACCCAATGAAATATAAATTAAATTTAGCAAAAGAATTAGTTAAAAGATATCATTCAGAAGAAGATGCAATAAAAGCAGAAGAAAACTTTATAAAAATTTTTAGTAAAAAGGAGATACCAGAAGAAGTTGAAGTATATGAAGTTTATGAAAATGAAATTAATCTTCTTGAGTTTTTAAAAGAAAAAAAATTAATTCAATCTAAAAGTGAAGGAAGGCGACTTTTTGAACAAGGTGGAATATATGTTAATGGAGAAAGGTTTGATGATCCATCATTTATATTGAAAATTGATCAAGAAAAGATAATAAAAATTGGAAAAAGGAAATTTATAAAGGTGGTTAAAAAATGA
- the hisS gene encoding histidine--tRNA ligase, which yields MIKGPKGAPDILPEKVEKIKKVIDKLRNFVEKFGYREIVLPIFEHSEIFERSVGEETDIVQKEMYTFYDKGGRKLCLRPEGTAQVVRSYLENNLKQLPQPVKLYYFGPMFRYEKPQKGRFREFYHFGIEALGEESPNLDVEVIYISIKAMENFGLKDLSIQINSIGDIEERKEYKKVLINYLKDKEGELCDDCKKRLYTNPLRVLDCKNEKCIKVTEKSPKILDYIKGESREHFDKVLKKLDELKINYELNHRLVRGLDYYNRTVFEVISKDLGAQNSILGGGRYDYLSSFIGGEKVPGVGFAIGVERLTLVLESKNLIEDSKRKIISISPLSKEYLEDAFNFYLELGKDGFNVIFPYNFKNLKESISYSLKRNANFMIIYGGDELKDGFLIFKDLEKETQTKIKIVDITNLLKEVENA from the coding sequence ATGATTAAAGGTCCAAAAGGTGCACCAGATATATTACCAGAAAAAGTTGAAAAAATAAAAAAAGTAATAGATAAATTAAGAAATTTTGTTGAAAAGTTTGGTTATAGAGAGATTGTACTTCCTATTTTTGAACATTCTGAAATTTTTGAGAGAAGCGTTGGAGAAGAAACAGATATTGTTCAAAAAGAGATGTATACATTTTATGACAAAGGAGGAAGAAAACTCTGCTTAAGACCAGAGGGAACTGCTCAAGTTGTAAGATCATACCTTGAAAACAATTTAAAACAATTACCTCAACCTGTTAAACTATACTATTTTGGTCCAATGTTTAGATATGAAAAACCTCAAAAAGGGAGATTTAGAGAATTCTATCATTTTGGAATTGAAGCACTGGGAGAGGAAAGTCCAAATCTTGATGTAGAAGTAATTTATATTTCAATAAAAGCAATGGAAAATTTTGGATTAAAAGATCTTTCAATACAAATAAATTCAATTGGAGATATTGAAGAGAGAAAAGAGTATAAAAAAGTTCTAATTAACTACTTAAAAGATAAAGAAGGCGAACTTTGTGATGATTGTAAAAAAAGATTATACACAAATCCTCTTCGTGTACTTGATTGTAAAAATGAAAAATGTATAAAAGTAACAGAAAAATCTCCAAAAATTTTGGATTATATAAAAGGAGAAAGTAGGGAACACTTTGATAAAGTTTTAAAAAAATTAGATGAATTAAAAATAAATTATGAATTAAACCACAGATTAGTTAGAGGTCTTGATTATTATAATAGAACTGTTTTTGAAGTTATTTCAAAGGATCTTGGAGCACAAAATTCTATTTTAGGTGGTGGAAGATATGATTATCTTTCTTCTTTCATTGGAGGAGAGAAAGTTCCTGGAGTTGGTTTTGCAATTGGAGTTGAAAGATTAACTCTTGTTTTAGAGAGTAAAAATTTAATTGAAGATAGTAAAAGAAAAATAATTTCTATTTCACCATTAAGCAAAGAGTATTTAGAAGATGCTTTCAACTTTTATTTAGAACTTGGAAAAGATGGATTTAATGTTATCTTCCCATATAATTTTAAAAATTTAAAGGAGTCTATTTCATATTCTTTAAAAAGAAATGCAAATTTTATGATTATTTATGGTGGTGATGAATTAAAAGATGGTTTCTTAATTTTTAAGGATCTTGAAAAAGAAACCCAAACAAAAATAAAAATAGTTGATATAACTAATCTTTTAAAAGAGGTGGAAAATGCTTAG